The Deltaproteobacteria bacterium genome has a window encoding:
- the uvrB gene encoding excinuclease ABC subunit UvrB → MPDFKIISEFKPKGDQPQAIKKLVQGVTQGLPHQVLLGVTGSGKTFTMANVIEQVQKPTLVIAPNKTLAGQLFQEFRLLFPGNAAEYFVSYYDYYQPEAYMPVTDTYIEKDASINDLIDKMRHSATHSVLTRRDVVVVASVSCIYGLGSPETYQGMIVLVEDQKEVSRDDVLARLVEIQYQRNDYDFHRGTFRVRGDVLEIFPAYEEEKAIRVEFFGDLVESISEIDPLRGKVLRQLRHVHIFPGSHYVTPQDRLRQAIHTIRQELAERLEQLYAQQKLLEAQRLEQRANYDLEMLQEMGYCTGIENYSRHLDGRKPGEPPYTLLDYFPPDALIFIDESHITVPQLNGMYWGDRTRKQTLVEYGFRLPSALDNRPFSFEEFQRRVPQVIYVSATPAAYELQQSRGRIVEQVIRPTGLIDPPVEVKPARYQVDDLLNEIRARVAREERVLVTTLTKRMAEDLTGYYAELGLKVKYLHSDVETLERMEIIRDLRLGKFDVLIGINLLREGLDLPEVSLVAILDADKEGFLRSETSLIQTFGRTARNVSGRVILYAEQFTDSMKKAIAETERRRKIQQAYNRKHKITPETVKKAIPDILKSIYEADYVTVPLIAEQPGDYVSVFEIPKLVSRLKKEMRAAASKLNFEKAAELRDRIKSLEERELEHR, encoded by the coding sequence ATGCCCGATTTCAAGATCATCTCCGAATTCAAACCCAAAGGCGACCAGCCCCAGGCCATCAAAAAACTTGTCCAGGGCGTGACTCAAGGCTTGCCCCATCAAGTTCTCCTCGGGGTTACAGGCTCCGGGAAGACTTTCACCATGGCCAACGTCATTGAGCAAGTCCAGAAGCCGACACTCGTCATTGCCCCCAATAAGACCCTGGCGGGTCAGCTCTTTCAGGAGTTTCGCCTTCTTTTCCCCGGGAATGCCGCAGAATACTTCGTCAGTTACTACGACTACTACCAGCCGGAAGCTTACATGCCCGTAACCGACACGTACATCGAAAAGGATGCTTCTATCAACGACCTGATTGACAAGATGCGCCACTCAGCGACTCATTCAGTCCTTACCCGGCGGGATGTGGTCGTGGTGGCTTCCGTATCCTGCATCTACGGATTGGGCTCACCGGAAACCTACCAGGGGATGATCGTCCTAGTGGAAGATCAAAAGGAAGTCTCCCGGGATGATGTCCTGGCCCGGCTGGTGGAGATCCAGTACCAGCGTAACGATTACGACTTCCATCGCGGAACCTTCCGCGTGCGCGGCGACGTGCTGGAGATTTTCCCGGCATATGAGGAGGAAAAGGCCATTCGGGTAGAGTTTTTCGGCGACCTGGTAGAATCCATCTCGGAGATCGACCCGCTCCGGGGAAAAGTTCTACGCCAGTTGCGGCATGTGCACATCTTTCCCGGAAGCCACTACGTGACGCCTCAGGACCGGTTGCGCCAGGCCATCCACACCATCCGCCAAGAGTTGGCCGAACGTTTAGAACAGCTCTATGCCCAGCAAAAGCTCCTCGAAGCCCAGCGCCTGGAACAGCGCGCCAACTATGACTTAGAAATGCTCCAAGAGATGGGCTACTGCACGGGAATCGAGAACTACTCGCGGCACTTAGATGGGCGGAAACCCGGAGAGCCTCCCTACACCCTTCTGGATTATTTTCCCCCAGATGCCCTGATTTTCATCGACGAGAGCCACATCACCGTACCGCAACTGAACGGCATGTACTGGGGCGACCGCACCCGCAAACAAACCCTGGTGGAATACGGGTTCCGCCTGCCCTCGGCCCTGGATAACCGTCCTTTTTCCTTTGAAGAATTCCAACGCCGCGTTCCCCAGGTAATCTATGTTTCCGCCACCCCGGCAGCTTACGAGCTGCAGCAATCCCGAGGACGGATCGTTGAACAGGTCATTCGCCCGACCGGACTCATTGACCCGCCGGTTGAGGTCAAACCCGCCCGCTATCAGGTGGATGACCTTTTGAATGAGATTCGGGCCCGCGTGGCCAGAGAAGAGCGCGTTCTTGTTACCACTTTAACCAAGCGGATGGCCGAAGACCTCACTGGGTACTATGCCGAACTTGGCCTAAAGGTGAAATACCTGCACTCGGACGTCGAGACCTTAGAACGGATGGAGATCATCCGTGACCTGCGGCTGGGTAAGTTCGACGTCCTCATTGGCATCAATCTCTTGCGGGAAGGCCTGGACCTGCCGGAAGTTTCCCTGGTAGCCATTTTAGACGCGGATAAAGAAGGCTTTTTGCGTTCCGAGACCTCGCTCATCCAGACCTTCGGCAGGACCGCTCGGAATGTTTCTGGGCGGGTGATTCTTTATGCCGAGCAATTCACGGATTCGATGAAGAAAGCCATCGCCGAGACAGAACGGCGGCGGAAAATTCAGCAAGCGTACAACCGCAAGCATAAAATCACCCCTGAGACCGTCAAAAAAGCCATTCCGGATATCTTAAAATCTATCTATGAGGCGGACTATGTCACCGTCCCCCTAATCGCCGAGCAGCCCGGGGATTACGTTTCCGTCTTTGAAATTCCCAAGCTGGTGTCCCGGCTAAAAAAGGAGATGCGCGCAGCCGCTTCCAAACTCAATTTCGAGAAGGCGGCCGAGCTGCGAGACCGGATTAAATCTCTGGAAGAAAGAGAGTTGGAACACCGATAG
- the uvrC gene encoding excinuclease ABC subunit UvrC → MELPSLEEQIQGLPSSPGVYLMKDKEGTVLYVGKARNLRNRVRTYFGKAGDTRYSLRFLRPKVHQLETLLTDTEKEALVLENTLIKKYQPRYNINFKDDKTFFSLKFSLNENFPKLSLVRKTKRDGCRYFGPFASSAAVKETLRLLQRVFPLRTCREANFRNRSRPCLNFQIKKCLGPCCGLISQEKYAELAQEVLLFLEGKNSQLIKLLEERMMAAAEELNFEEAARIRDQIQAMEQTLEKQKAVFPTLTDQDVFAFFRRGNTWEFQVLFYRRGLLMGNKSFHFSRLNLPEEEALSAFIQQYYAGDPFIPKEILLPLAIENKGLLSEWLSEKKGERVEVLTPQRGQKKRLVEMARKNAENTFQKKVSEKETVELTLKELQEKLRLRTLPHRLECFDISNLFGTLAVGSMVSFLDGRPDRSGYRHFKVHAPSFPDDYAMMYEVLKRRYSKLSGEKEKPDLLIVDGGKGQLNVALAVLAELKLTGISAIGLAKDKDRGPMKEEGKGSDKIYLPKVKDPILLPSYSFSLRYLQQIRDEAHRFAIAYHKKLRGKQGLQTILDEVPGIGEVKKKALLKGFGSLQKIQEASVEALSQVDPLTQKDVQTIFKFFHPQEESRI, encoded by the coding sequence ATGGAACTTCCGTCTTTAGAAGAGCAAATTCAGGGTTTGCCTTCAAGTCCCGGCGTTTACCTGATGAAGGACAAAGAAGGAACCGTACTCTACGTGGGTAAAGCCAGAAATCTGCGCAACCGGGTGAGAACGTACTTTGGCAAGGCCGGAGACACCCGTTACTCCCTGCGTTTTCTTAGGCCTAAAGTCCATCAATTGGAAACCCTGCTCACGGACACGGAGAAAGAAGCCCTGGTCCTGGAAAACACCCTGATCAAGAAATATCAACCCCGTTACAATATCAATTTTAAAGACGACAAAACCTTTTTCAGCCTCAAGTTCAGCCTCAACGAAAATTTTCCTAAACTCTCTTTGGTCCGTAAAACAAAACGGGATGGGTGCCGTTACTTTGGCCCTTTTGCTTCCAGCGCCGCGGTTAAAGAAACCCTCCGGCTATTGCAGCGGGTGTTCCCCTTACGCACCTGCCGCGAGGCCAATTTTCGGAACCGCTCCCGCCCCTGTCTGAACTTCCAGATCAAAAAGTGTTTGGGGCCTTGTTGCGGGCTGATCTCCCAGGAAAAATATGCCGAGCTGGCCCAGGAAGTCCTTCTCTTCCTCGAAGGAAAAAACTCGCAATTGATCAAACTCTTGGAGGAAAGGATGATGGCGGCTGCGGAAGAATTGAACTTCGAGGAAGCTGCCCGTATTCGCGACCAGATCCAGGCTATGGAGCAAACCCTGGAAAAACAAAAAGCTGTTTTTCCAACCTTAACCGACCAGGATGTGTTCGCTTTTTTCCGTCGGGGAAACACCTGGGAATTCCAAGTTCTCTTCTACCGCCGCGGCTTGCTGATGGGCAATAAATCATTCCACTTCTCCCGCCTGAACCTACCCGAGGAAGAAGCGCTCTCTGCGTTTATCCAACAGTATTATGCCGGAGACCCCTTTATTCCCAAGGAAATCCTCCTTCCCCTGGCCATAGAAAATAAGGGGCTGCTTTCCGAATGGCTCTCCGAAAAAAAAGGAGAAAGGGTAGAAGTCCTCACTCCGCAGCGGGGCCAGAAGAAACGTCTGGTCGAAATGGCCCGGAAAAATGCCGAGAATACCTTCCAGAAGAAGGTGAGCGAAAAAGAAACCGTTGAATTGACGCTGAAAGAACTACAAGAAAAACTCAGGCTGAGAACTCTACCGCATAGGTTGGAGTGCTTCGATATCTCCAACCTCTTCGGAACGCTGGCTGTTGGCTCTATGGTGAGTTTCCTGGATGGGCGGCCCGACAGGTCTGGGTACAGGCATTTTAAAGTCCATGCCCCCTCTTTTCCGGATGATTATGCTATGATGTACGAAGTCTTAAAGCGCCGGTACAGTAAATTAAGTGGAGAGAAGGAAAAGCCGGACCTCCTTATCGTAGATGGGGGCAAAGGGCAATTAAACGTTGCCCTGGCCGTTCTGGCGGAGCTTAAGCTAACCGGCATCTCGGCGATCGGCTTGGCGAAAGATAAAGATAGAGGTCCTATGAAGGAGGAAGGAAAGGGTTCGGATAAAATTTACCTGCCGAAGGTCAAAGACCCTATCCTTTTACCTTCTTATTCATTTTCTCTACGTTATTTGCAGCAAATCCGCGATGAGGCCCACCGATTTGCCATTGCTTACCATAAGAAGCTCCGGGGCAAGCAAGGATTACAAACGATCCTCGACGAAGTGCCAGGAATCGGGGAAGTCAAAAAGAAAGCCCTACTCAAGGGTTTTGGCAGCCTGCAAAAAATTCAGGAAGCCTCCGTCGAAGCATTGAGCCAGGTCGATCCTCTGACCCAGAAGGATGTCCAGACGATTTTTAAATTCTTTCATCCGCAAGAGGAAAGCCGAATTTGA
- the ggt gene encoding gamma-glutamyltransferase: MKTTPSQSFPQQNRPVTMAPHGLVASPHYLASQAGVDILKKGGTAVDAAIATNAVLNVVYPHMCGIGGDAFWLIYSAAQKDLAFLNASGRSPYLATLEYFQKAGMDAVPLRGLLPVTIPGAVDGWFEAHHRYGNLSMSTILEPAIAYARDGYPISHILSFKIQEAAPELSRFPSSQNLFLPGGKSPGPGDLLTNLGLAESLAKIARDGRDVFYQGEIARQIVKFSQENGGLLSEKDFQETKSTWGKPVSTTYRDYTVYETAPNSQGLAALLILNLLEEYDLSSLGYQSPDHLHLLVEAKKLAFADRNRYISDPERVKIPTEELLSKDYAARRRSLIHKDRAAEATAIPAGSFGRDTIYLCVIDEAGNAVSLIQSLYFSFGSAVVAGETGIVLQNRGAYFSLDPNQVNCLQPHKRTFHTLMASMTFREGKPYMIFGTSGADGQPQTHVQVMTNVFDFGLNIQSAIEAPRWLSGRYLVNQPEGSLTIEGRVAAEVIEELKRRGHQVNEVENWSQVMGSAHGIIIHPENGLRMGGSDPRSDGAAIGY; this comes from the coding sequence ATGAAAACGACCCCCTCCCAATCTTTTCCCCAGCAAAATCGCCCGGTGACCATGGCTCCCCATGGCCTGGTAGCTTCGCCCCATTACCTGGCTTCCCAGGCCGGGGTGGACATTCTGAAAAAAGGAGGGACGGCTGTGGATGCGGCCATCGCCACCAATGCCGTCCTCAATGTGGTTTATCCGCACATGTGTGGGATTGGCGGGGACGCCTTCTGGCTGATTTACAGCGCCGCCCAAAAAGACCTGGCCTTTCTGAACGCCAGCGGGCGCTCGCCTTATCTGGCCACCCTTGAATATTTTCAAAAAGCCGGGATGGATGCCGTACCCCTGCGGGGACTTCTTCCGGTCACTATCCCCGGGGCTGTAGACGGATGGTTCGAAGCTCACCACCGCTACGGAAATTTATCAATGTCTACCATTCTGGAACCGGCCATCGCCTATGCGCGGGACGGTTATCCCATCAGCCATATTTTGAGCTTCAAGATCCAGGAAGCAGCCCCGGAGTTATCTCGATTCCCTTCCTCCCAAAACCTCTTTTTACCTGGTGGAAAATCTCCCGGGCCCGGTGACTTACTAACGAATTTAGGGCTGGCGGAGTCCTTGGCCAAGATCGCCCGAGATGGAAGGGATGTCTTTTACCAGGGGGAGATTGCCCGGCAGATCGTCAAATTTTCGCAAGAGAACGGCGGACTTTTGAGCGAGAAGGATTTTCAAGAGACGAAATCAACCTGGGGCAAGCCCGTGTCAACCACTTATCGGGATTACACGGTTTATGAAACAGCTCCAAACTCCCAGGGCCTGGCGGCCCTGTTGATCCTGAACCTTCTGGAAGAGTATGATCTTTCTTCCTTGGGTTATCAATCCCCCGACCATCTCCACCTGCTGGTCGAGGCTAAAAAATTGGCTTTCGCCGATCGCAATCGCTATATCTCGGACCCGGAAAGGGTCAAAATCCCTACCGAGGAACTTCTCTCTAAAGACTATGCAGCCAGGCGCCGCTCCCTCATTCACAAGGACCGGGCGGCAGAGGCTACGGCTATTCCGGCAGGAAGCTTTGGGCGAGATACGATCTACCTCTGCGTCATCGATGAAGCAGGCAACGCGGTCTCCTTGATCCAATCACTTTACTTCTCCTTCGGGTCAGCCGTAGTGGCCGGGGAAACAGGAATCGTCCTGCAAAACCGCGGGGCCTATTTTTCATTGGACCCCAATCAGGTAAACTGTCTCCAGCCGCACAAAAGGACTTTTCACACTTTAATGGCCTCCATGACCTTCAGGGAGGGAAAGCCTTATATGATCTTCGGTACCAGCGGAGCTGACGGCCAGCCGCAGACGCATGTCCAGGTAATGACCAACGTCTTCGATTTTGGCCTGAACATCCAATCGGCCATCGAAGCGCCGCGCTGGTTATCGGGAAGATACCTGGTCAACCAGCCAGAAGGATCATTAACTATAGAAGGCCGGGTTGCGGCTGAGGTGATCGAAGAATTAAAAAGGCGCGGGCATCAAGTAAACGAAGTGGAAAATTGGTCGCAGGTTATGGGCAGTGCCCATGGAATCATCATTCATCCTGAAAACGGTCTACGCATGGGCGGCTCCGATCCTCGTTCCGACGGCGCGGCCATCGGGTATTGA